The Pirellulales bacterium genome segment ACCGCGAAAACGACGGAATTGCACGTGCCGTTCATTGCTTCGCTGCGATCCGGACGTACGATGCATCGACTCTCGCGCCACACGCTCCGCAAACGCTTCCGCACCGCGTGCAAAGTGTTGGGAACCGATCGCCTAGCGTCCCTAACCATCCACCATGGCCGGCATACGTTCATCAGCCATGCCCTGGCAGGCGGTCGAACCTTAGCTGAAGTCCGCGATTCCGTCGGACACTCGAACGTCAGCATTACGTCAGCTTATCTGCACATTGCCGTCGAGGACGGGATCGTTGGCAATCTATTTGGGACGGCCTAGACAAATGAACCATCTACCTAT includes the following:
- a CDS encoding site-specific integrase encodes the protein RELGTVLAELARKAPRSRSTRLNLVVFRLAACCGLRASEIANLQIGDVRLQLPRPHLRIRTGAAKGGHPRTVPLWWDAGTLADLAAWHATRTAKTTELHVPFIASLRSGRTMHRLSRHTLRKRFRTACKVLGTDRLASLTIHHGRHTFISHALAGGRTLAEVRDSVGHSNVSITSAYLHIAVEDGIVGNLFGTA